Proteins from one Meriones unguiculatus strain TT.TT164.6M chromosome 10, Bangor_MerUng_6.1, whole genome shotgun sequence genomic window:
- the LOC110542800 gene encoding late cornified envelope protein 1F-like: protein MSCQQNQQQCQPPPKCPPKCQTPKCPPKCPPKCPPKCPPVSSCCSLGSGGCCGSSSGGCCSSGGGGCCLSHHRPRRSLRRHRHSSGCSSSGGSSGCCGSSGGSSGCCGSSGGSSGCCGSSGGGSGCCGSSGGSSGCCGSSGGSGQQSGGCC, encoded by the coding sequence ATGTCCTGCCAGCAGAACCAGCAGCAGTGCCAGCCCCCTCCCAAGTGCCCTCCCAAGTGCCAGACCCCAAAGTGCCCTCCAAAATGCCCTCCTAAGTGCCCTCCCAAGTGCCCCCCTGTGTCTTCCTGTTGTAGCCTGGGTTCTGGGGGCTGCTGTGGCTCCAGCTCTGGGGGCTGCTGCAGCTCTGGAGGTGGTGGCTGCTGCCTGAGCCACCACAGACCCCGCAGATCTCTGCGTCGCCATCGTCACAGCTCTGGATGCTCTAGCAGTGGGGGCAGCAGTGGCTGCTGTGGCAGCAGTGGGGGAAGCAGTGGTTGCTGTGGCAGCAGTGGGGGAAGCAGTGGCTGCTGTGGCAGCAGTGGGGGAGGCAGTGGCTGCTGTGGCAGCAGTGGGGGAAGCAGTGGCTGCTGTGGTAGCAGTGGGGGCAGTGGCCAACAGTCTGGAGGCTGCTGCTGA